One Eurosta solidaginis isolate ZX-2024a chromosome 5, ASM4086904v1, whole genome shotgun sequence DNA segment encodes these proteins:
- the mRpL17 gene encoding large ribosomal subunit protein bL17m, with protein MNQADVSKLMSQMRIAVQRPRKLKNIDGPEGRLRKLRKTVTALFKHERIELYYNRADEARGYAELLISNAMRYGDRHKATMELADYWLLEKQLVHKLFKVLVPRFESSNLSYTRIYKAPRDYPGMYYKKSVLELRGNPYPPLLPDYSNNRNLIHNVLLDEARKDYRRERLAELADKIAKESAENTKDIVCAAEVNILEKVEKN; from the exons ATGAATCAAGCTGATGTAAGTAAACTGATGTCTCAGATGCGTATTGCAGTGCAGCGACCTCGGAAACTTAAAAATATTGATGGGCCCGAGGGTCGTTTAAGGAAATTGCGTAAAACTGTGACTGCATTGTTCAAACATGAACGCATTGAATTGTACTATAATCGAGCAGATGAAGCGCGTGGATATGCAGAACTG CTCATATCGAATGCTATGCGTTACGGCGATCGACATAAAGCCACAATGGAACTGGCTGACTATTGGTTGCTGGAAAAACAATTAGTGCATAAACTTTTTAAGGTGTTAGTGCCACGTTTCGAAAGCAGTAATCTTTCATACACCCGTATATATAAAGCACCACGAGATTATCCTGGCATGTATTATAAAAAATCAGTGCTTGAATTGCGAGGCAATCCATATCCACCATTACTACCTGATTATTCCAACAATCGTAACTTGATACACAATGTATTGCTAGACGAAGCACGAAAAGATTATCGACGTGAACGCCTAGCAGAACTAGCAGACAAAATAGCGAAAGAATCTGCTGAAAATACCAAAGATATTGTCTGTGCTGCTGAAGTGAACATCCTTGAAAaagtagagaaaaattaa
- the LOC137252704 gene encoding uncharacterized protein, translating to MPEEISFAIEFSGDDEDFDVTYTPSKESKKRKVFNRDGEQFVKRSMEKNVDNIIFTSNFYIEVKKISENKKDKIVGKCGACNKVICGFMGVSSNFISHLRVRHPEIYNEYLTKKSNKQNLSIQSNFDKKLIEFLVDSGLPLSLIERQPFINLLEGIGLKLMSRQTAMKKLEEHHKRLEESVKAELATAKHVCTTADIWSGNHRSFFGYTCHWLDKDFKRKSAALACKRMFGVRSAEKIGQIMTDINTYYGLDRKTIVLSVTDNGSNFVKAFKEYGIDNAPEMEDDDGHDMPEFQNEICLPKHQRCSSHTLSLLVTSDLIKILKADESLFKRNNMVFKKCDNLWKKCKWPKSSEVIQEILGGCLVVPVVTRWNSLYDAVVRLLQHRPKLDELCDKLSLPRFTSCELSYLDTYNLIVAPIAQSLDFMQGEQSVGYGCLLPTIMTLSNKLIKIQQKIEHPFSRIALDLEKQLRQRFRELFELNEEADLALAAAALTPNVKLSWLKILQKTSPQFTYDRITERVIRIITDYAIKQNLPARNENHKCEGSYTESTFYDFSDGEESTASLSKLTEEAESMHLISNMMHQYLNDTDKTSNIWCKYPILQEISLFCNTPLTSSGPVERLFSFAGIINSPRWGRLTDFSFEKLVLLKANIPGRCSY from the exons ATGCCGGAAGAAATATCATTTGCAATTGAATTTTCTGGTGATGATGAGGATTTTGATGTTACATACACGCCTTCGAAAGAATCGAAGAAAAGGAAGGTGTTCAATAGAGATGGTGAACAATTTGTGAAGAGGAGTATggaaaaaaatgttgacaatatAATTTTCACATcgaatttttatattgaagttaagAAG atttcagaaaataaaaaagataaaatagtCGGAAAGTGCGGTGCTTGCAACAAGGTGATTTGCGGTTTTATGGGAGTCTCTTCAAATTTTATCAGCCATCTCAGAGTGCGGCATCCTGAAATTTATAACGAATATCTTACGAAGAAATCTAACAAGCAAAACTTGAGTATTCAATCAAATTTCGATAAGAAACTTATTGAATTTCTAGTGGATTCAGGATTGCCGCTTTCCCTGATTGAAAGGCAGCCATTCATCAACTTACTTGAGGGTATTGGCCTTAAGTTAATGAGTAGACAGACGGCAATGAAAAAATTAGAAGAGCATCACAAACGCTTGGAAGAAAGTGTGAAAGCCGAACTAGCCACAGCGAAACATGTCTGCACAACGGCGGATATTTGGTCAGGAAATCACAGAAGCTTTTTCGGATACACCTGTCATTGGCTTGATAAAGATTTTAAGAGGAAATCAGCTGCTTTGGCGTGCAAAAGGATGTTTGGAGTTCGCTCTGCGGAAAAAATTGGGCAAATCATGACCGACATAAATACTTATTACGGCTTAGATAGAAAAACAATTGTTCTATCCGTAACTGACAACGGGTCAAACTTTGTCAAAGCTTTTAAAGAGTATGGAATTGATAATGCCCCTGAGATGGAAGACGACGACGGCCATGATATGCCAGAATTCCAAAACGAGATTTGCCTCCCTAAACACCAAAGGTGCTCTAGCCATACATTAAGTCTTCTGGTTACGTCTGATTTAATAAAGATTTTGAAAGCCGATGAATCCCTATTTAAGCGGAACAATATG gtgttcaaaaaatgcgataatttgtGGAAAAAATGCAAATGGCCAAAAAGTTCAGAAGTGATACAGGAAATTTTAGGTGGATGCCTCGTTGTGCCGGTTGTGACGAGGTGGAACTCGCTATACGATGCCGTTGTTCGACTTCTCCAGCACAGGCCGAAACTGGATGAGTTGTGCGATAAATTGAGCCTGCCGCGGTTTACATCCTGTGAACTATCATATTTGGATACATACAATCTGATTGTGGCGCCTATTGCTCAGAGTCTGGACTTCATGCAAGGCGAACAGAGTGTTGGATATGGTTGCCTTTTGCCTACAATTATGACTCTGAgcaataaattgataaaaatccAGCAGAAAATCGAGCATCCATTCTCTAGAATTGCATTAGACCTGGAAAAGCAATTAAGACAACGATTCCGAGAGCTCTTTGAATTAAATGAGGAGGCAGATTTGGCGCTAGCTGCAGCTGCACTGACTCCAAACGTAAAGTTGAGCTGGCTGAAAATCTTACAAAAAACATCGCCGCAATTTACATATGATCGAATAACAGAAAGGGTTATTCGTATCATCACTGATTACGCAATCAAGCAGAACCTTCCTGCAAGAAACGAAAATCATAAATGTGAGGGTTCGTATACTGAATCGACGTTTTATGATTTCAGTGATGGTG AAGAAAGTACGGCTTCATTGTCAAAATTGACAGAGGAGGCTGAAAGCATGCATTTGATTTCGAATATGATGCATCAATATTTGAATGATACTGATAAAACTTCAAATATATGGTGCAAATATCCTATATTACAGGAAATATCACTGTTTTGCAACACACCGCTTACGTCTTCAGGCCCTGTGGAGCGACTATTTTCCTTTGCGGGCATTATTAATAGTCCAAGGTGGGGTCGCTTAACGGACTTTTCTTTTGAAAAGCTCGTATTGCTGAAAGCGAACATACCCGGTCGTTGTAGTTATTAA
- the Atac1 gene encoding ZZ-type zinc finger-containing protein 3, whose translation MSDSTSGEEDNAFYFESDHLALRGNKDYQNMLRTLTKLEIQRTRVLKQIDELELAKQRYLKDPELLLQKLRNGEEIIAPNYMTIEEIPEIDTNLDLFPETEDTKDKVVSDTDTKPSTVRGRIVDESKPETFNRLWSCEEQRRLEELLIEYPAEAIESRRYVKIARALGTRTPQQVCSRVQKYFQKLHDAGLPIPGRRPKNRRGGQPKTKHFFRPTTFFPELNVPVNMPEDDFMMGDLHAEFSPSVIEKRTTSSDTTSDSANNVIASLSVEDRERMLKLLKLAKEEKEKTPDGYNPDPLAPLCDTCHATAIPRSRWRCNTCYIYLSQCSDCIVTQVLAQNFEHFTHDVGTESDI comes from the exons ATGAGTGATTCAACCAGTGGTGAGGAGGATAATGCATTTTACTTTGAAAGTGATCATTTAGCATTGCGCGGCAATAAAGATTATCAAAATATGCTGCGTACCCTAACGAAATTGGAAATTCAAAGAACGCGTGTCCTCAAACAG ATAGATGAACTGGAGTTAGCTAAGCAGCGATACCTCAAAGACCCTGAATTGCTTTTACAAAAGTTACGAAATGGTGAAGAAATAATAGCGCCTAATTATATGACTATAGAAGAG ATACCGGAAATCGATACAAACTTGGACCTTTTCCCAGAAACAGAAGATACAAAAGACAAAGTAGTATCTGACACCGATACTAAACCATCAACGGTGCGTGGACGCATTGTAGATGAATCAAAGCCCGAGACTTTTAACCGG CTCTGGTCTTGTGAGGAACAACGTCGTCTTGAAGAATTACTAATCGAATATCCAGCTGAAGCTATAGAAAGTCGCCGTTATGTGAAAATCGCGAGGGCACTAGGCACCCGCACACCACAGCAAGTTTGTAGCCGcgtacaaaaatattttcaaaaattacatGATGCTGGTCTGCCCATACCTGGACGTCGACCGAAAAATAGACGCGGTGGTCAACCTAAAACGAAACATTTTTTTCGACCTACCACATTCTTCCCTGAATTAAATGTGCCAGTCAACATGCCGGAAGATGATTTTATGATGGGGGATTTGCATGCAGAATTTTCGCCTTCTGTAATTGAAAAGCGAACAACATCATCAGACACTACATCTGATTCTGCAAATAATGTGATTGCTTCACTAAGTGTGGAAGATCGTGAACGCATGTTGAAACTGTTAAAATTGGCGaaagaagaaaaagagaaaacACCAGATGGTTATAATCCGGATCCATTAGCTCCGCTGTGTGATACATGTCACGCTACTGCAATACCTCGTTCACGTTGGCGCTGCAACACTTGCTATATTTATCTTAGTCAATGCTCTGATTGTATTGTGACTCAGGTTTTGGCACAAAACTTTGAACACTTCACACACGATGTTGGTACAGAAAGTGATATATAA